A section of the Ranitomeya imitator isolate aRanImi1 chromosome 7, aRanImi1.pri, whole genome shotgun sequence genome encodes:
- the UBN1 gene encoding ubinuclein-1 isoform X3 — protein MAEPRRVQLSSNVPTQPPAPKKPRSDDQDPETSVAATVRIALTLFQPDQKKCPEFFYPELLRNLRRSEKKHPEKSLKKQLDPFTDEDAQRKEVEALSKKFEERYGKQKRRRDRAQDLVDMGYGYDESDSFIDNSEAYDELVPASLNTKHGGFYINTGTLQFRQASESEDESTREKKKKAPKKIKERGDKAKRRKREEEKKSKKGKYSKSGFKALNGTKEKKKRLMGKLQEMLAKFEKDKKEYETWTSSALPNAAAATAAPTTAISPALPPREAEPPPDPPPSTQAPESKLLPAANTKVIPSIKKEAEKPSVPAEKGEEFKKPPSLLEGLPPATEKKIKEFSKWLQTPGNKKKLFSPEMNTSLLDIYLLCRGLSPGQRSSVFSHLSSILPCSKDVLVKWASRLYTHKQSERLQEPLRKLKEAVAKSMPELVCKYHAELKEYNQAKYAKILCEDKEQKTLPKEEEDEDKGSKKSGAGPRKKFQWTEEIRLLLCQLVRMKVDLYEPETSGMSSLEDYLKCFLDEEVKPLWPRGWMQARTLFKESRRLYPQLSSLMAMNKSFIPSRAKAKESCKKPDEAVPSSSSDPPTSAAARDSPPSAVSTSGGSPVSADAQDNSLDGDLIRNPPSLDGVAEHLPALSGRPSVPAFEFPAPSKSSVPEKATIVVADEKKKLCPPVIATSQPSARPVFHKKFMTSGSEKKTAPSVPSPKPSPEAQHQQGPAKTPVPNPSVPPNVYHVSHPASKGSFTHPIQSGGAKVFAPSPSQQPLAPQTKLQGIPPPPSPAGTSHKLIVSPAFMSKPPNNPGPTGVQVYRGSVNRPPAPLHTGTMALNQAPSSTSHNPTSMSMKMPIRPPQKLTLMAPQDCGGGTQGVAKLITSSMVGGKASNIGVQKSAGPGLFSPPLTILTPPYKQNGGKMPAPASLSVLSTLNSFPLRVVSFTTEPSPKAGASKDAIVTGPAPGTFNHGLPRNILGGLHTSTGQHTTPIPRPSLSGHLQPAQTADGAHAQSKGAPPSQVRPGRPSHP, from the exons ATGGCCGAGCCCCGGAGGGTGCAGCTCTCCTCCAATGTGCCCACACAGCCGCCTGCACCCAAGAAGCCTCGCAGCGACGACCAGGACCCGGAGACCTCAGTGGCCGCAACCGTCCGCATCGCACTGACGCTCTTCCAGCCGGATCAGAAGAAGTGTCCGGAGTTTTTCTATCCAGAATTGCTACGAAACCTGCGGAGGAGCGAGAAGAAGCATCCGGAGAAG AGTCTAAAGAAGCAGTTGGATCCTTTCACTGACGAAGACGCTCAGAGGAAGGAAGTTGAAGCTTTATCCAAGAAGTTTGAGGAGAGATAT GGAAAGCAGAAGCGACGCAGGGACCGCGCGCAGGATCTCGTTGACATGGGTTACGGGTACGACGAGTCCGACTCCTTCATCGACAACTCTGAGGCG TACGATGAATTGGTCCCAGCCTCGCTGAACACAAAGCATGGAGGATTTTACATCAACACGGGAACATTACAGTTCAGACAAGCGTCCGAATCTGAAGACGAATCCACCCGAGAGAAGAAAAAGAAGGCTCCCAAG AAAATAAAGGAGCGAGGAGACAAAGCGAAGAGAAGGAAACGAGAGGaggaaaaaaagagtaaaaaaggcAAATACTCCAAATCCGG GTTCAAGGCTCTGAACGGcaccaaggagaaaaagaagagGCTGATGGGCAAATTGCAGGAGATGCTGGCCAAGTTCGAGAAGGATAAGAAAGAATATGAGACCTGGACGAGTTCTGCGCTGCCCAACGCAGCAGCCGCCACCGCCGCCCCTACAACGGCGATATCCCCTGCCCTGCCGCCACGAGAGGCCGAGCCGCCCCCAGATCCGCCACCGTCCACCCAGGCGCCTGAGAGCAAACTTCTCCCAGCTGCCAACACCAAGGTCATCCCCTCCATCAAGAAGGAAGCGGAAAAACCGTCCGTCCCCGCAGAGAAGGGAGAGGAGTTTAAGAAGCCGCCATCTTTATTGGAGGGGTTGCCGCCTGCAACAGAGAAGAAGATTAAGGAATTTTCTAAG TGGCTTCAGACACCTGGCAACAAGAAAAAGTTGTTTTCCCCCGAAATGAACACGTCGCTTCTGGA CATTTACCTGCTCTGTCGCGGGCTGAGCCCAGGCCAGCGCTCCTCCGTCTTCAGCCACCTGTCCTCCATCCTCCCCTGCAGTAAGGACGTTCTGGTGAAGTGGGCCAGCCGCCTCTACACGCACAAACAG AGCGAGCGATTACAGGAGCCATTACGGAAGCTGAAGGAAGCAGTGGCGAAGTCGATGCCGGAACTGGTCTGCAAGTATCACGCGGAGCTAAAGGAGTACAACCAAGCCAAGTACGCCAA GATATTGTGTGAGGACAAGGAGCAGAAGACGCTgcccaaagaggaggaggacgaagacAAGGGGAGCAAGAAATCAGGTGCCGGCCCTCGGAAGAAGTTCCAGTGGACGGAGGAGATCAG GCTGCTCCTGTGCCAGCTGGTGCGGATGAAGGTGGATCTATACGAGCCGGAGACCAGCGGCATGTCCAGTCTGGAGGATTATCTGAAGTGCTTCCTGGACGAGGAGGTGAAACCCTTGTGGCCCCGAGGATGGATGCAGGCCCG GACGCTTTTCAAGGAGAGCCGACGTCTGTACCCGCAGCTCAGCTCGCTGAT ggCAATGAATAAATCCTTCATTCCCTCGAGAGCAAAAGCGAAG GAATCATGTAAGAAGCCGGACGAGGCCGTCCCCAGCTCCTCCTCGGACCCTCCGACCAGTGCTGCAGCCAGGGACAGTCCTCCGTCCGCAGTGTCCACGTCTGGTGGCTCGCCCGTGTCCGCTGACGCTCAGGACAACTCACTGGATGGAGATCTGATCCGCAACCCTCCCTCACTGGACGGAGTCGCCGAGCACCTGCCGGCCCTTTCTGGCAGACCCTCCGTCCCCGCCTTTGAGTTTCCAGCCCCCTCAAAATCCTCTGTGCCTGAGAAAGCCACCATTGTGGTGGCGGATGAGAAGAAGAAGCTCTGCCCTCCCGTCATCGCCACATCACAACCTTCAGCGCGGCCGGTTTTCCATAAGAAGTTTATGACTTCGGGCTCGGAGAAGAAGACGGCGCCATCCGTGCCCAGTCCTAAGCCCTCACCTGAAGCCCAGCACCAGCAGGGGCCAGCAAAGACACCAGTCCCAAACCCATCAGTGCCACCCAATGTCTACCACGTGAGCCACCCAGCGAGCAAGGGAAGCTTCACTCACCCCATCCAAAGCGGTGGCGCCAAAGTGTTTGCACCGTCGCCCTCACAGCAGCCTCTCGCCCCTCAGACCAAACTCCAGGGCATTCCTCCTCCGCCATCTCCCGCTGGCACCAGCCACAAGCTCATAGTTTCTCCAGCATTCATGTCCAAACCCCCCAATAATCCCGGCCCCACTGGAGTGCAAGTCTACAGGGGAAGTGTGAACCGGCCGCCCGCTCCGCTGCACACCGGCACCATGGCTCTGAACCAAGCCCCTTCATCCACCAGCCATAACCCCACCAGCATGTCTATGAAGATGCCCATTCGCCCGCCCCAGAAGCTGACCCTAATGGCTCCTCAAGACTGCGGAGGAGGGACACAAGGAGTGGCCAAGCTGATAACTTCATCCATGGTGGGAGGAAAAGCATCTAACATCGGT GTACAGAAGAGCGCTGGGCCCGGACTGTTTTCCCCTCCGCTGACCATCCTGACGCCACCTTACAAACAGAACGGAGGGAAGATGCCGGCCCCGGCCTCCCTGAGCGTCCTCTCCACCCTGAACAGCTTTCCCCTGCGCGTCGTGTCCTTCACCACTGAGCCTTCACCAAAAGCCGGAGCGTCGAAAGACGCCATCGTCACCGGGCCGGCCCCGGGCACCTTCAACCACGGACTGCCAAGGA ATATCCTCGGTGGTCTCCATACCAGTACAGGCCAGCATACCACGCCGATTCCACGCCCGTCGTTATCTGGACACTTACAGCCGGCACAGACAG CAGATGGCGCACACGCTCAGAGCAAAGGAGCGCCGCCTTCCCAGGTGAGGCCCGGCCGGCCCAGTCACCCCTGA
- the UBN1 gene encoding ubinuclein-1 isoform X4, producing MAEPRRVQLSSNVPTQPPAPKKPRSDDQDPETSVAATVRIALTLFQPDQKKCPEFFYPELLRNLRRSEKKHPEKSLKKQLDPFTDEDAQRKEVEALSKKFEERYGKQKRRRDRAQDLVDMGYGYDESDSFIDNSEAYDELVPASLNTKHGGFYINTGTLQFRQASESEDESTREKKKKAPKKIKERGDKAKRRKREEEKKSKKGKYSKSGFKALNGTKEKKKRLMGKLQEMLAKFEKDKKEYETWTSSALPNAAAATAAPTTAISPALPPREAEPPPDPPPSTQAPESKLLPAANTKVIPSIKKEAEKPSVPAEKGEEFKKPPSLLEGLPPATEKKIKEFSKWLQTPGNKKKLFSPEMNTSLLDIYLLCRGLSPGQRSSVFSHLSSILPCSKDVLVKWASRLYTHKQSERLQEPLRKLKEAVAKSMPELVCKYHAELKEYNQAKYAKILCEDKEQKTLPKEEEDEDKGSKKSGAGPRKKFQWTEEIRLLLCQLVRMKVDLYEPETSGMSSLEDYLKCFLDEEVKPLWPRGWMQARTLFKESRRLYPQLSSLMAMNKSFIPSRAKAKESCKKPDEAVPSSSSDPPTSAAARDSPPSAVSTSGGSPVSADAQDNSLDGDLIRNPPSLDGVAEHLPALSGRPSVPAFEFPAPSKSSVPEKATIVVADEKKKLCPPVIATSQPSARPVFHKKFMTSGSEKKTAPSVPSPKPSPEAQHQQGPAKTPVPNPSVPPNVYHVSHPASKGSFTHPIQSGGAKVFAPSPSQQPLAPQTKLQGIPPPPSPAGTSHKLIVSPAFMSKPPNNPGPTGVQVYRGSVNRPPAPLHTGTMALNQAPSSTSHNPTSMSMKMPIRPPQKLTLMAPQDCGGGTQGVAKLITSSMVGGKASNIGVQKSAGPGLFSPPLTILTPPYKQNGGKMPAPASLSVLSTLNSFPLRVVSFTTEPSPKAGASKDAIVTGPAPGTFNHGLPRNILGGLHTSTGQHTTPIPRPSLSGHLQPAQTDGAHAQSKGAPPSQVRPGRPSHP from the exons ATGGCCGAGCCCCGGAGGGTGCAGCTCTCCTCCAATGTGCCCACACAGCCGCCTGCACCCAAGAAGCCTCGCAGCGACGACCAGGACCCGGAGACCTCAGTGGCCGCAACCGTCCGCATCGCACTGACGCTCTTCCAGCCGGATCAGAAGAAGTGTCCGGAGTTTTTCTATCCAGAATTGCTACGAAACCTGCGGAGGAGCGAGAAGAAGCATCCGGAGAAG AGTCTAAAGAAGCAGTTGGATCCTTTCACTGACGAAGACGCTCAGAGGAAGGAAGTTGAAGCTTTATCCAAGAAGTTTGAGGAGAGATAT GGAAAGCAGAAGCGACGCAGGGACCGCGCGCAGGATCTCGTTGACATGGGTTACGGGTACGACGAGTCCGACTCCTTCATCGACAACTCTGAGGCG TACGATGAATTGGTCCCAGCCTCGCTGAACACAAAGCATGGAGGATTTTACATCAACACGGGAACATTACAGTTCAGACAAGCGTCCGAATCTGAAGACGAATCCACCCGAGAGAAGAAAAAGAAGGCTCCCAAG AAAATAAAGGAGCGAGGAGACAAAGCGAAGAGAAGGAAACGAGAGGaggaaaaaaagagtaaaaaaggcAAATACTCCAAATCCGG GTTCAAGGCTCTGAACGGcaccaaggagaaaaagaagagGCTGATGGGCAAATTGCAGGAGATGCTGGCCAAGTTCGAGAAGGATAAGAAAGAATATGAGACCTGGACGAGTTCTGCGCTGCCCAACGCAGCAGCCGCCACCGCCGCCCCTACAACGGCGATATCCCCTGCCCTGCCGCCACGAGAGGCCGAGCCGCCCCCAGATCCGCCACCGTCCACCCAGGCGCCTGAGAGCAAACTTCTCCCAGCTGCCAACACCAAGGTCATCCCCTCCATCAAGAAGGAAGCGGAAAAACCGTCCGTCCCCGCAGAGAAGGGAGAGGAGTTTAAGAAGCCGCCATCTTTATTGGAGGGGTTGCCGCCTGCAACAGAGAAGAAGATTAAGGAATTTTCTAAG TGGCTTCAGACACCTGGCAACAAGAAAAAGTTGTTTTCCCCCGAAATGAACACGTCGCTTCTGGA CATTTACCTGCTCTGTCGCGGGCTGAGCCCAGGCCAGCGCTCCTCCGTCTTCAGCCACCTGTCCTCCATCCTCCCCTGCAGTAAGGACGTTCTGGTGAAGTGGGCCAGCCGCCTCTACACGCACAAACAG AGCGAGCGATTACAGGAGCCATTACGGAAGCTGAAGGAAGCAGTGGCGAAGTCGATGCCGGAACTGGTCTGCAAGTATCACGCGGAGCTAAAGGAGTACAACCAAGCCAAGTACGCCAA GATATTGTGTGAGGACAAGGAGCAGAAGACGCTgcccaaagaggaggaggacgaagacAAGGGGAGCAAGAAATCAGGTGCCGGCCCTCGGAAGAAGTTCCAGTGGACGGAGGAGATCAG GCTGCTCCTGTGCCAGCTGGTGCGGATGAAGGTGGATCTATACGAGCCGGAGACCAGCGGCATGTCCAGTCTGGAGGATTATCTGAAGTGCTTCCTGGACGAGGAGGTGAAACCCTTGTGGCCCCGAGGATGGATGCAGGCCCG GACGCTTTTCAAGGAGAGCCGACGTCTGTACCCGCAGCTCAGCTCGCTGAT ggCAATGAATAAATCCTTCATTCCCTCGAGAGCAAAAGCGAAG GAATCATGTAAGAAGCCGGACGAGGCCGTCCCCAGCTCCTCCTCGGACCCTCCGACCAGTGCTGCAGCCAGGGACAGTCCTCCGTCCGCAGTGTCCACGTCTGGTGGCTCGCCCGTGTCCGCTGACGCTCAGGACAACTCACTGGATGGAGATCTGATCCGCAACCCTCCCTCACTGGACGGAGTCGCCGAGCACCTGCCGGCCCTTTCTGGCAGACCCTCCGTCCCCGCCTTTGAGTTTCCAGCCCCCTCAAAATCCTCTGTGCCTGAGAAAGCCACCATTGTGGTGGCGGATGAGAAGAAGAAGCTCTGCCCTCCCGTCATCGCCACATCACAACCTTCAGCGCGGCCGGTTTTCCATAAGAAGTTTATGACTTCGGGCTCGGAGAAGAAGACGGCGCCATCCGTGCCCAGTCCTAAGCCCTCACCTGAAGCCCAGCACCAGCAGGGGCCAGCAAAGACACCAGTCCCAAACCCATCAGTGCCACCCAATGTCTACCACGTGAGCCACCCAGCGAGCAAGGGAAGCTTCACTCACCCCATCCAAAGCGGTGGCGCCAAAGTGTTTGCACCGTCGCCCTCACAGCAGCCTCTCGCCCCTCAGACCAAACTCCAGGGCATTCCTCCTCCGCCATCTCCCGCTGGCACCAGCCACAAGCTCATAGTTTCTCCAGCATTCATGTCCAAACCCCCCAATAATCCCGGCCCCACTGGAGTGCAAGTCTACAGGGGAAGTGTGAACCGGCCGCCCGCTCCGCTGCACACCGGCACCATGGCTCTGAACCAAGCCCCTTCATCCACCAGCCATAACCCCACCAGCATGTCTATGAAGATGCCCATTCGCCCGCCCCAGAAGCTGACCCTAATGGCTCCTCAAGACTGCGGAGGAGGGACACAAGGAGTGGCCAAGCTGATAACTTCATCCATGGTGGGAGGAAAAGCATCTAACATCGGT GTACAGAAGAGCGCTGGGCCCGGACTGTTTTCCCCTCCGCTGACCATCCTGACGCCACCTTACAAACAGAACGGAGGGAAGATGCCGGCCCCGGCCTCCCTGAGCGTCCTCTCCACCCTGAACAGCTTTCCCCTGCGCGTCGTGTCCTTCACCACTGAGCCTTCACCAAAAGCCGGAGCGTCGAAAGACGCCATCGTCACCGGGCCGGCCCCGGGCACCTTCAACCACGGACTGCCAAGGA ATATCCTCGGTGGTCTCCATACCAGTACAGGCCAGCATACCACGCCGATTCCACGCCCGTCGTTATCTGGACACTTACAGCCGGCACAGACAG ATGGCGCACACGCTCAGAGCAAAGGAGCGCCGCCTTCCCAGGTGAGGCCCGGCCGGCCCAGTCACCCCTGA
- the UBN1 gene encoding ubinuclein-1 isoform X2 has protein sequence MAEPRRVQLSSNVPTQPPAPKKPRSDDQDPETSVAATVRIALTLFQPDQKKCPEFFYPELLRNLRRSEKKHPEKSLKKQLDPFTDEDAQRKEVEALSKKFEERYGKQKRRRDRAQDLVDMGYGYDESDSFIDNSEAYDELVPASLNTKHGGFYINTGTLQFRQASESEDESTREKKKKAPKQKIKERGDKAKRRKREEEKKSKKGKYSKSGFKALNGTKEKKKRLMGKLQEMLAKFEKDKKEYETWTSSALPNAAAATAAPTTAISPALPPREAEPPPDPPPSTQAPESKLLPAANTKVIPSIKKEAEKPSVPAEKGEEFKKPPSLLEGLPPATEKKIKEFSKWLQTPGNKKKLFSPEMNTSLLDIYLLCRGLSPGQRSSVFSHLSSILPCSKDVLVKWASRLYTHKQSERLQEPLRKLKEAVAKSMPELVCKYHAELKEYNQAKYAKILCEDKEQKTLPKEEEDEDKGSKKSGAGPRKKFQWTEEIRLLLCQLVRMKVDLYEPETSGMSSLEDYLKCFLDEEVKPLWPRGWMQARTLFKESRRLYPQLSSLMAMNKSFIPSRAKAKESCKKPDEAVPSSSSDPPTSAAARDSPPSAVSTSGGSPVSADAQDNSLDGDLIRNPPSLDGVAEHLPALSGRPSVPAFEFPAPSKSSVPEKATIVVADEKKKLCPPVIATSQPSARPVFHKKFMTSGSEKKTAPSVPSPKPSPEAQHQQGPAKTPVPNPSVPPNVYHVSHPASKGSFTHPIQSGGAKVFAPSPSQQPLAPQTKLQGIPPPPSPAGTSHKLIVSPAFMSKPPNNPGPTGVQVYRGSVNRPPAPLHTGTMALNQAPSSTSHNPTSMSMKMPIRPPQKLTLMAPQDCGGGTQGVAKLITSSMVGGKASNIGVQKSAGPGLFSPPLTILTPPYKQNGGKMPAPASLSVLSTLNSFPLRVVSFTTEPSPKAGASKDAIVTGPAPGTFNHGLPRNILGGLHTSTGQHTTPIPRPSLSGHLQPAQTDGAHAQSKGAPPSQVRPGRPSHP, from the exons ATGGCCGAGCCCCGGAGGGTGCAGCTCTCCTCCAATGTGCCCACACAGCCGCCTGCACCCAAGAAGCCTCGCAGCGACGACCAGGACCCGGAGACCTCAGTGGCCGCAACCGTCCGCATCGCACTGACGCTCTTCCAGCCGGATCAGAAGAAGTGTCCGGAGTTTTTCTATCCAGAATTGCTACGAAACCTGCGGAGGAGCGAGAAGAAGCATCCGGAGAAG AGTCTAAAGAAGCAGTTGGATCCTTTCACTGACGAAGACGCTCAGAGGAAGGAAGTTGAAGCTTTATCCAAGAAGTTTGAGGAGAGATAT GGAAAGCAGAAGCGACGCAGGGACCGCGCGCAGGATCTCGTTGACATGGGTTACGGGTACGACGAGTCCGACTCCTTCATCGACAACTCTGAGGCG TACGATGAATTGGTCCCAGCCTCGCTGAACACAAAGCATGGAGGATTTTACATCAACACGGGAACATTACAGTTCAGACAAGCGTCCGAATCTGAAGACGAATCCACCCGAGAGAAGAAAAAGAAGGCTCCCAAG CAGAAAATAAAGGAGCGAGGAGACAAAGCGAAGAGAAGGAAACGAGAGGaggaaaaaaagagtaaaaaaggcAAATACTCCAAATCCGG GTTCAAGGCTCTGAACGGcaccaaggagaaaaagaagagGCTGATGGGCAAATTGCAGGAGATGCTGGCCAAGTTCGAGAAGGATAAGAAAGAATATGAGACCTGGACGAGTTCTGCGCTGCCCAACGCAGCAGCCGCCACCGCCGCCCCTACAACGGCGATATCCCCTGCCCTGCCGCCACGAGAGGCCGAGCCGCCCCCAGATCCGCCACCGTCCACCCAGGCGCCTGAGAGCAAACTTCTCCCAGCTGCCAACACCAAGGTCATCCCCTCCATCAAGAAGGAAGCGGAAAAACCGTCCGTCCCCGCAGAGAAGGGAGAGGAGTTTAAGAAGCCGCCATCTTTATTGGAGGGGTTGCCGCCTGCAACAGAGAAGAAGATTAAGGAATTTTCTAAG TGGCTTCAGACACCTGGCAACAAGAAAAAGTTGTTTTCCCCCGAAATGAACACGTCGCTTCTGGA CATTTACCTGCTCTGTCGCGGGCTGAGCCCAGGCCAGCGCTCCTCCGTCTTCAGCCACCTGTCCTCCATCCTCCCCTGCAGTAAGGACGTTCTGGTGAAGTGGGCCAGCCGCCTCTACACGCACAAACAG AGCGAGCGATTACAGGAGCCATTACGGAAGCTGAAGGAAGCAGTGGCGAAGTCGATGCCGGAACTGGTCTGCAAGTATCACGCGGAGCTAAAGGAGTACAACCAAGCCAAGTACGCCAA GATATTGTGTGAGGACAAGGAGCAGAAGACGCTgcccaaagaggaggaggacgaagacAAGGGGAGCAAGAAATCAGGTGCCGGCCCTCGGAAGAAGTTCCAGTGGACGGAGGAGATCAG GCTGCTCCTGTGCCAGCTGGTGCGGATGAAGGTGGATCTATACGAGCCGGAGACCAGCGGCATGTCCAGTCTGGAGGATTATCTGAAGTGCTTCCTGGACGAGGAGGTGAAACCCTTGTGGCCCCGAGGATGGATGCAGGCCCG GACGCTTTTCAAGGAGAGCCGACGTCTGTACCCGCAGCTCAGCTCGCTGAT ggCAATGAATAAATCCTTCATTCCCTCGAGAGCAAAAGCGAAG GAATCATGTAAGAAGCCGGACGAGGCCGTCCCCAGCTCCTCCTCGGACCCTCCGACCAGTGCTGCAGCCAGGGACAGTCCTCCGTCCGCAGTGTCCACGTCTGGTGGCTCGCCCGTGTCCGCTGACGCTCAGGACAACTCACTGGATGGAGATCTGATCCGCAACCCTCCCTCACTGGACGGAGTCGCCGAGCACCTGCCGGCCCTTTCTGGCAGACCCTCCGTCCCCGCCTTTGAGTTTCCAGCCCCCTCAAAATCCTCTGTGCCTGAGAAAGCCACCATTGTGGTGGCGGATGAGAAGAAGAAGCTCTGCCCTCCCGTCATCGCCACATCACAACCTTCAGCGCGGCCGGTTTTCCATAAGAAGTTTATGACTTCGGGCTCGGAGAAGAAGACGGCGCCATCCGTGCCCAGTCCTAAGCCCTCACCTGAAGCCCAGCACCAGCAGGGGCCAGCAAAGACACCAGTCCCAAACCCATCAGTGCCACCCAATGTCTACCACGTGAGCCACCCAGCGAGCAAGGGAAGCTTCACTCACCCCATCCAAAGCGGTGGCGCCAAAGTGTTTGCACCGTCGCCCTCACAGCAGCCTCTCGCCCCTCAGACCAAACTCCAGGGCATTCCTCCTCCGCCATCTCCCGCTGGCACCAGCCACAAGCTCATAGTTTCTCCAGCATTCATGTCCAAACCCCCCAATAATCCCGGCCCCACTGGAGTGCAAGTCTACAGGGGAAGTGTGAACCGGCCGCCCGCTCCGCTGCACACCGGCACCATGGCTCTGAACCAAGCCCCTTCATCCACCAGCCATAACCCCACCAGCATGTCTATGAAGATGCCCATTCGCCCGCCCCAGAAGCTGACCCTAATGGCTCCTCAAGACTGCGGAGGAGGGACACAAGGAGTGGCCAAGCTGATAACTTCATCCATGGTGGGAGGAAAAGCATCTAACATCGGT GTACAGAAGAGCGCTGGGCCCGGACTGTTTTCCCCTCCGCTGACCATCCTGACGCCACCTTACAAACAGAACGGAGGGAAGATGCCGGCCCCGGCCTCCCTGAGCGTCCTCTCCACCCTGAACAGCTTTCCCCTGCGCGTCGTGTCCTTCACCACTGAGCCTTCACCAAAAGCCGGAGCGTCGAAAGACGCCATCGTCACCGGGCCGGCCCCGGGCACCTTCAACCACGGACTGCCAAGGA ATATCCTCGGTGGTCTCCATACCAGTACAGGCCAGCATACCACGCCGATTCCACGCCCGTCGTTATCTGGACACTTACAGCCGGCACAGACAG ATGGCGCACACGCTCAGAGCAAAGGAGCGCCGCCTTCCCAGGTGAGGCCCGGCCGGCCCAGTCACCCCTGA